Proteins encoded within one genomic window of Balaenoptera acutorostrata unplaced genomic scaffold, mBalAcu1.1 scaffold_371, whole genome shotgun sequence:
- the LOC130706657 gene encoding UDP-N-acetylglucosamine--peptide N-acetylglucosaminyltransferase 110 kDa subunit-like produces MASSVGNVADSTDPTKRMLSFQGLAELTQRAYQAGDFEAAERHCMQLWRQEPDNTGVLLLLSSIHFRCRRLDGSARFSSLAIKKNPLLAEAYSNLGNVYKESGQLQEAIEHYRHALRLKPDFIDGYINLAAALVAAGDMEGAVQAYASALQYNPDLYFVCSDLGNLLKALGRLEEAKACYLKAIETQPNFAVAWSNLACVFNAQGEIWLAIHHFEKAVTHDPNFLDAYINLGNVFKEARIFERAVAAYLRALSLSPNHAVVHGSLACVYYEQGLIDLAIDTYRRAIELQPHFPDAYCNLANALKEKGSVAEAEDCYNTALWLCPTHADSLNNLANTKREQGNTEEAVRLYCKALEVFPEFAAAHSNLASVLQQQGKVQEALMHYKEAIRISPTFAEAYCNMGNTLTGMQDVQGALQCYTRAIQIDPAFAEAHSNLASIHQDSGNIPEAIASYRTALKLQPDFPDAYCNLAHCLQTVCDWTDYDERMKRLVSVVADQLEKNRLPSVQPHHSMLYPLPHGVRKAIAERHGHLCLDNISVLHKPPYEHPKDLKLSDGRLRVGYVSSDFGNHPTSHLMQSIPGMHNRDKFEVFCYALSPDDGTNFRAKVMAEADHFVDLSQIPCDGKAADRIHQDGIHILVNMNGYTRGARNELFALRPAPLQAMWLGYPGTSGALFMDYIITDQETSPAEVAEQYSEKLAYMPHTFFIGDHANMFPHLKEKAVIDFKSNGHIYDNRIVLNGIDLKAFLDSLPDVKIVKMKCPDGGDKTDSSNIALNMPVIPMNTIAEAVIEMINRGQIQITINGFSISNGLATTQINNKAATGEEVPRTIIVTTRSQYGLPEDAIVYCNFNQLYKIDPSTLQMWANILKRVPNSVLWLLRFPAVGEPNIQQYVQNMGLPQNRIIFSPVAPKEEHVRRGQLADVCLDTPLCNGHTTGMDVLWSGTPMVTMPGETLASRVAASQLTCLGCLELIAKNRQEYEDIAVKLGTDLEYLKRIRGKVWKQRISSPLFNTKQYTMELEQLYLQMWEHYAAGNKPDHMMKPVEVTESA; encoded by the coding sequence ATGGCGTCTTCCGTGGGCAACGTGGCCGACAGCACAGACCCAACGAAACGTATGCTTTCCTTCCAAGGGTTAGCAGAGTTGACACAGCGAGCCTATCAGGCGGGAGATTTTGAGGCAGCTGAGAGACACTGCATGCAGCTCTGGAGACAAGAGCCAGACAATACTGGTgtacttttattactttcatctATACACTTCCGGTGTCGAAGGCTGGACGGATCTGCCCGCTTTAGTAGTCTGGCAATTAAAAAGAACCCTCTTCTGGCAGAAGCCTATTCAAATTTGGGGAATGTGTACAAGGAAAGCGGGCAGTTGCAGGAAGCAATCGAGCATTACCGGCATGCGTTGCGTCTCAAACCAGATTTCATCGATGGTTATATTAACCTGGCAGCCGCTTTGGTAGCAGCAGGCGACATGGAAGGGGCAGTACAAGCTTACGCCTCTGCTCTTCAGTACAATCCTGATCTGTACTTTGTTTGCAGTGACCTGGGGAACCTGCTCAAAGCCCTGGGTCGCTTGGAAGAAGCCAAGGCATGTTATTTGAAAGCAATTGAGACGCAACCGAACTTTGCAGTAGCTTGGAGTAATCTTGCCTGTGTTTTCAATGCACAAGGGGAGATTTGGCTTGCAATTCATCACTTTGAAAAGGCTGTCACCCATGACCCCAATTTTCTGGATGCTTATATCAATTTAGGAAATGTCTTCAAAGAGGCACGGATTTTTGAACGAGCTGTGGCAGCTTACCTTCGTGCCCTAAGCTTGAGTCCAAATCATGCAGTGGTACATGGCAGCCTGGCTTGTGTATACTATGAGCAAGGCCTGATAGATCTGGCAATAGACACCTACAGGCGAGCTATTGAATTGCAACCACACTTCCCGGACGCTTACTGCAACCTAGCCAACGCTCTCAAAGAGAAGGGCAGTGTTGCCGAAGCAGAAGATTGTTATAATACAGCTCTCTGGCTGTGTCCCACCCATGCAGACTCTCTGAATAACCTAGCCAATACCAAGCGAGAACAGGGAAACACTGAAGAGGCAGTTCGCTTGTATTGTAAAGCATTAGAAGTCTTCCCAGAGTTTGCTGCTGCCCATTCAAATTTAGCAAGTGTATTGCAGCAGCAGGGAAAAGTGCAGGAAGCTCTGATGCATTATAAGGAGGCTATTCGAATCAGTCCTACCTTTGCCGAGGCCTACTGTAATATGGGAAACACTCTAACGGGGATGCAGGATGTTCAGGGAGCCTTGCAGTGTTATACCCGTGCCATTCAGATTGACCCTGCATTTGCGGAAGCCCACAGCAATCTGGCTTCCATTCACCAGGATTCAGGGAATATTCCAGAAGCAATTGCTTCTTACCGCACTGCTCTGAAGCTTCAACCTGATTTTCCTGACGCGTATTGTAATCTGGCTCATTGCCTGCAGACTGTCTGTGACTGGACAGACTATGATGAGCGCATGAAGAGGCTGGTCAGCGTTGTGGCTGACCAGTTAGAGAAGAACAGGTTGCCTTCCGTGCAGCCTCATCACAGcatgttatatcctcttcctcACGGCGTCAGGAAGGCTATTGCCGAGAGGCATGGGCACCTCTGCCTGGATAACATCAGTGTCCTTCACAAACCACCGTATGAACATCCAAAGGACTTGAAGCTCAGTGATGGTCGACTGCGTGTAGGATACGTGAGTTCTGACTTTGGGAACCATCCTACTTCTCATCTTATGCAGTCTATTCCAGGCATGCACAATCGTGATAAATTTGAGGTATTCTGTTATGCCCTGAGCCCAGATGATGGCACAAACTTCCGAGCGAAGGTGATGGCAGAAGCCGATCATTTCGTTGATCTTTCTCAGATTCCATGCGATGGAAAAGCAGCTGATCGCATCCATCAAGATGGTATACACATCCTTGTAAATATGAATGGTTATACCAGGGGTGCTCGAAATGAACTCTTTGCTCTCAGGCCAGCTCCTCTTCAGGCAATGTGGCTGGGGTACCCTGGGACTAGTGGCGCACTTTTCATGGATTATATCATCACTGATCAGGAAACTTCACCTGCTGAAGTTGCTGAGCAGTATTCTGAGAAACTGGCTTATATGCCCCATACTTTCTTTATTGGTGATCATGCTAATATGTTCCCTCACCTGAAGGAAAAAGCAGTCATCGATTTTAAGTCCAATGGGCACATTTATGACAATCGAATTGTGCTGAATGGCATCGACCTCAAAGCATTTCTTGATAGTCTACCAGACGTGAAAATTGTCAAGATGAAATGTCCTGATGGAGGAGACAAAACAGACAGCAGTAATATAGCTCTCAATATGCCTGTCATTCCTATGAATACGATTGCAGAAGCAGTTATTGAAATGATTAACAGAGGACAAATTCAGATAACAATTAATGGATTCAGTATTAGCAATGGACTGGCAACTACCCAGATCAACAATAAGGCTGCCACTGGAGAGGAGGTTCCCCGTACCATTATTGTAACCACACGTTCTCAGTACGGGTTACCGGAAGATGCCATTGTGTACTGTAACTTTAATCAGTTATATAAAATTGACCCATCTACTTTGCAGATGTGGGCAAATATTCTAAAGCGTGTTCCCAATAGCGTACTGTGGCTGTTGCGTTTCCCAGCAGTAGGAGAACCTAATATTCAACAGTACGTGCAAAATATGGGCCTTCCCCAGAACCGTATCATTTTTTCACCAGTTGCTCCTAAAGAGGAACATGTTCGGAGAGGCCAGCTGGCTGATGTCTGCTTGGACACTCCACTCTGTAATGGACACACCACAGGGATGGATGTCCTTTGGTCGGGGACACCCATGGTGACTATGCCAGGAGAGACTCTTGCTTCCCGAGTTGCAGCTTCCCAGCTCACTTGTTTAGGCTGTCTTGAGCTTATTGCTAAAAATAGACAAGAGTATGAAGACATAGCTGTGAAACTGGGAACTGATCTAGAATACCTGAAGAGAATTCGTGGCAAAGTCTGGAAGCAGAGAATATCTAGCCCTCTGTTCAACACCAAACAATACACAATGGAACTAGAGCAGCTCTATCTACAGATGTGGGAGCATTATGCAGCTGGCAACAAACCTGATCACATGATGAAGCCTGTTGAAGTCACTGAGTCGGCCTAA